One genomic region from Fictibacillus marinisediminis encodes:
- a CDS encoding YtpI family protein — translation MPLFVILIVVSLSFYIFYKVKEVRSKASYEKSWIGSKAKVALGVFLLSFGLNEFTMVDDKIQLWIAIVFSVYGLFMMVAGYKMYKHFLPLAIEEAENSRSVQ, via the coding sequence ATGCCGTTATTTGTAATTTTAATTGTGGTTTCTCTTTCATTTTACATCTTTTATAAAGTAAAAGAAGTCCGATCTAAAGCTTCCTATGAAAAAAGCTGGATTGGTTCCAAAGCAAAAGTGGCACTGGGCGTATTCTTACTTTCATTCGGACTGAATGAATTCACAATGGTGGATGACAAGATCCAGCTTTGGATCGCTATCGTTTTTTCAGTGTACGGCTTGTTTATGATGGTTGCCGGTTATAAAATGTACAAGCATTTTCTTCCCCTGGCCATTGAAGAAGCTGAGAATTCCCGTTCGGTTCAATGA